The Gossypium hirsutum isolate 1008001.06 chromosome A03, Gossypium_hirsutum_v2.1, whole genome shotgun sequence genome contains the following window.
attggaacaacaggaAGCGACCCATTTAAGGGCAGTCCATGAATCGTCGTAAGCGGCAGGGATAGGGTGTTCGGGGGCTCTTCGGTAATCGACGGAAACGGCGACGATTTTAGCTTCGGCGACTAAGGcgtttaagtaattttgatacGTAGGAGAGAAGGCGGTTTCTATGTAGAAGCCTCCGCCGTGGAAGTAGACTAGGAGAGGGAGTTTCTGGGCGGAGGTCACGACGGTTCCGGGGACGTAAATCCTAACGGATTGGGCGGTTTCTTGGGAGTAAACGACGTCTTTGGATTCAACGTTGGTTTTGGGGTCGAGGCCTGGTGGAACAGTTTGACTGCCTAAAAGCCTCTCGATGTGACCATCCTGGTATACCCGAAGCAACGGGGCGGCGTCGATGCGGATTTCCGATGCGGTCGGTTCCATGGcggtgaaaaaagaaagaaagaagataaGGGAAGCAAGCACGAAGATGGAGTTTGTTACTTGCAGGATGATATAGTGGTTAATGGCTCTACTTGGATTACCATATAAGACAATTTAGATATTATTAAAAAGGTTTAATATACAATTCGGTACCTATGTTTGGCTCTAATGTTCAATTTAGTAccttatttttttctcaatttggtcTTGAGTTTGGCTTCAATGTCTAATTTGTTACTCTGACCAAAGTGCATCATGTGGACCCATGAATATTTGATACAATaatctaataaaaaaatgtacttaattgagaaaaaaaacacTAGCATCAAATTGAACATTTGAAGCCAAATTTAGGTGCTTAATTGCGACAAAAAGAAACTCAAgtgtcaaattaaaaaaaatcaagtaccAATTTAAACATTGAAGTCAAATTCAAGTGttaaattgagataaaaaaatgtTAGATATCACATTGAACATTGAGATCAAACTTAGATATCAAATGTTATATTAACCCAttaaaaaaagcttaaaatattaggatacatttattaaatatattatgatttttttccccaaaattaGAGTAGATTTGATTaaagtttatttatattattattaggtAATTATTAATTTTCATCGTATTAACCCTAAAACtcgaattaaatattaaaaggTTAAAATCATTATCAAAAGGCATAATGACAAATTTAGACTTTGATGTTtacattttttatcaatttaaccctttATTCTTTTTTCGagctaaatttagtcctcaactttttttaaaaatgttgaatttaaTTATCAAACTTTCGATAATAGTCAAATTGTtgttattttaatagaaatattgatTAAAACGTTAAATTTGTTGACAATTACATTAAATACAAATAGTATTGCCAGCATGAATTAAACATGCACGGTCACAAGTTCCCACATCaacacaatttaaaaataataatattttaaccagtatttttattgaaaaaacagatttaattctttttaaaaggaCAATatccaaatttagctaaaaagaagaaccaaaattataataaaaaaaagtgaataTTGAGAgtgaaatttatcattatattgtaCTAAAATGCATAGCTTTTACCAAATTCAGATGCCATATTGAAACAAAACCCACAAAAATCACATTaaaaaaagtgtcaaacccgaatattaattaatttaataattaataaaaaatattacattttcttctttgattttcatagtttcttattttccttttgtaTTTTTAACTGTGTAAATATTACGTCATAATATTAGCAATGGCCTATATTACATAAACTATGCAGAATACTACAAAGAAAAATAAGcctcataaaagaatcaaagatgCATATGCTTTGAGTCATTTTTTTTCCCCTTCAAGGCTTGAATGCTGGAACTTGATCTACAGAAGAATAAAGCGCGCCATAGATCGTCCGATCGATTATACTCCGATATGGATCCTCCTCTCGCTTCTTCAACAAGTAATCTATACATTGTTCAACTTCTGATTTTACCTGCAAATACAAATCATTTGCATCTTCTCTGTTCTTCGTCAAATCCTCCCTTCCTTTCAACTTTATCGGTTTTCCGAACAGATAGTAAAACCGTCCTGGGATCTTTGGTAACATCCCTGGGATAAAGAGCTGTTGGTTTCCGACCTCTCCATCTGTTTCATCCCTACAAATCAGAGAATATAACTGCAAATAAGCAAGCTTCTTGTTGTTCTTGTTCCTAATGTAACTTAATACACACTCATGCGGGAAACCGAAACCGAAATATACAGGTAATGACCTTATTCTTATACCATCCCGAATGGATTCTTTTATTCTCTCGTTAATCACGGGGATTTTCATCCAGTCATTGTAGTCGAGAACCAACTGCAATGGAAGATTAAAGTCAGAACAACGATATTAAGCTGTTTTTCGATCGGATACGAAGTAAAAAATGAAGCAGAAAAACTTACTTCTGCTATATCATCTTCTCCTACAGTTCCAAAAGGTACAATTGTGGCCCCGAATCGTGCTGCCATTCGTACAAATTCGGGTTGTTCTGGCCAAAATAATTTGTATTCTTCACCCTGCAATGATAAAAGACACTATTTCCTAAGAATTTATGTCGGAAATATTGGCACGAAAGGCAGTAtgtcataagaaaatggaaagTAAACACGAAGTCCTCTTAATATTCTCGGTTCCCATATAGTTCCTGAACTATGGACGGTCTGACCTTATAATGGAGGGCCTCGCGGGCGCCACCGGGATAAAGAAGAACATGGGATTTCGTAGACAGAGCTTTGAACAGATAATTTGCTGTTACGGGCAATGCACCCATAACTTTAACCCAATCAGAGAAAGCAAATTCATTGGACGAACTTTGAAGCTTCCCCCAAAACAATTCTGGATGTGCAATTCCGCGGACCATAATCTTCTTCTCTCGCAAGAACGCTTCGATAAGGCAAGAAAGTTCGAGTCCCATTAACATATGGTAACCAACTAACAACACCGGACCTTCATTTGGAACCCCTGCAAGCCCCTGCACTATTTTTCCGTCTTCCATGGTAGAGAACATTGCCGAACCAGAAGCAAATCGTATGTACCTGCAATTTTGAGTGGCAGTAAGTATGAGCCAAAATTGGTGAAGTGATGCATACAATACATTGCTTGGTGGGAATTACCCGGCTACTTCATCGAATGCATATTTGAATTCCGACATGCTGGGAGGCACAAAATCCGCTATAAAATCGTGCTTCTTGGAGTGCCGGTATTTGCAAGTACCTTTAATGATAGTCAGTAAATTCAAGCTATCTTCCTGTAGCACagtaaaaacatgcatgaatatCCAAAACCAATGAGAACCATTTTTCGATTGAAACAGGCCTAAGTGCCCCTCTGTCGATTCATTAACTACACATATGCTTCAGTACCAGTAAAAGGGTATGTCCGTTGTCCTTGAAGCGACGGACTTTGCAATTCGATAATGAATTCATGAGACGTTGAGCTTCATCTTGACTAGGAAGCATATTATCCTTGTCACTGAAATGCAGAGACGTTTAAGCAATTCACCAAAATACAGAAGATTCAGAAACAATAAGATGAAGATGGCATGAGGGAGAGAATAAAGACCTTGCAAGCACTAGTACTTCGGCTTTAACAGCATGGAGACGCGAATTCGTATAAGCAGAAGCTGTTTTGAGCAACTTCAGCTTCCAAACGAGAGTCTCCTTTGGTATAATATTGGCCATACCCTGAAAAGCAAGGACAACCAACATTACAGGTTAACAGCCAACACGGAACTCGAACCAAACCATGTTACTCGGACTTGGACAGCCAGCAAATGCAAATAACAAAACACAATGCATCATAACCAACCGAGAACAGTTCTTACAGAAAGAAGAGGAAGCAAAGCAGTGAGGTTGCCGGACAACTGTtcgattttctgcagaggcgaaAGCCTACCTTCGATACCAACAGTTGCCATTTTCACTGGTTCACCTTTAAAAAACAGAAGTAGCAGTATTAGAACAAACTTACCTTTGTTATAAACCGAATAAATATGATCAAATGAAGCACACCAATAGTAAAGACATACCCATTACAAGGCTCAAAAGATAGGGGATGGTAACATGGAGTCCATCCGGGAAAGCTTCCAATATCGGGAACAACGGTTGTAACTGTGACCTGCCAAATGATGTAGCTAAAATGAATGGTAAAGAAAAAGTATCAGCCAACCATGGAATTTCAGCAACCTGAATTCGTAAAATAAGTACAGGTTTTAAAAAGGCACACCAGGGTTAGCTAATATCAAAACCAAGTCTATGGTTGGATTCCGAGCAGCAACAGCAAGCGCTAAACATCCTCCAAACGAATCGCCCACCAAATAGATTGGTGTATTCAGGCGGGAAGTGTGCTCAAGCCTTATTGCTTCTTCAACAAGTTTCACCAGCccttcaaaatgcataaaaaaaaccATGAACAATCATCAACTATCGCAGTTAAAAGGATGCAAATTTATAGAGAAAAGAAAGCAAATAAGCAATCATATGCTGTTCTCAAGGCATGTATCAGCATTGAAACCTTCGAATGGTGTTCGATCTTGGACAGGAATATGAAGGCATTGTACTTTAAAAACCCTGCATTCAACAAAAATCTTCAATATAAATTGTTACTTTCAAGTTTCAAATGAACAACTCttcctatacatatatatataaacatgacaATAAATCAGTATACTATGAGCTAATCAGCAGGAAAAACTTTTTTGGCATATATTGTTCGACTCTTCATTTTGCTTGAAGCATCCAAACGAGTTTGGTATCTGTATCAGGAGCATATACAAAGATGGGTGCGAGATATGACCCTCTAGAAACTTACCATATACatggaaaaacatagaaaaaaattggacatatATCGGACATGCACGCCAAATTCAAGCAACTAGTTTATTGGCCACATTGAAAGGAAATATAAATGCCACCAAGGAAGCTATAGAGCTGGTTTTCCTCTAGTGTACTTGAAGAATCCAGACAATGTGTTCGATATTGGGAACATATACAAACATGGGTACGGGATATGGCAGTCCAACAACTTTGTATATACACAGAAAAGCatagaaataatttgaatatatccATGTTGGGCATATATCTGACAACGCCAAATTCATTGGCCATGTTGAAAGGAAATATAAATGCCACCAAGAAGGCTATAGATCTGATTTCCCTCTAGTGTGCTTGAAGCATCTAGACAACGTGTTCTATATACATACAAACATGGGTACAGGATATGATCCTCCAAAAACTTACCATATTCGATATTGGAAACATATACAAACATGGGAACAGAATATGACCCTCCAAAAACTTACCATATACATGAAAATGCATAGAGAAAACTGAATATCAACCAAAGTAATCAGGTAAATAGACACAAGTGATATAGGGAAGGATAATACAACTTACTTGCCAAGAGCTTTATGGTGCAAAATGAGGCCCATACCAACACCATCAAGCCCTGCAATTACATCAAGTAACAAAATGAAGTTCCCATTATACACATTCAAAACATCAAACAAAAAGAGGGCAACAAATTTACCAGGTAAAAACAGAAGAAGAGGAGAATCATTTATAGGCTGACCACATTCAACAGGACAAAACCACCTAGGTGGTCCACCATCAGGCTTGATCATCTCCTCAGCTGCAATAAGATAATCTTTCACAGTCTTTGTTCCATAACCATCATCCCACAACACTTCAAGTTCTTCACAAACCCTttttttcaccattttttgttcAATCCTAGGCTTTAAGCTCCCATTCCCACCATTAAGAAATGACCCTTTTTTCTCCTTCTCCTCCATTACAGAACCAGCACCACCATTCACTGAATACACTGACAAATTATCATCACCACTAGCTAATCTTTCAGCTCTAAAACGAGGCTTCAACTTTGGGTCAATCCCAGAAAAAGGCGAAACCCTGAAAGTAAGTATAGCAGATGCCATCGATTCCCCTCACACCCTTTGGCTAAACACAGAGATTTGAACAACTTTATACACAACTAGAAACAGTATTCAAAACCATTAATACCCCATTTTCAAGAATAAAAAAGACTGAAGAAAGAATGATATTTGGTGTGAACCCAGATTAGTGAAACAAGGTTCACAGCTTCTCAAAAACCCAGTActatatttctagaattttttgtgaaGATCAAGCAATGAAACAAATACTGAAATTGACAGTGTTTTAATGGCAAATAACAATTTAAAACCAACgcagaagaaaaagagaaaaaagggaaTTTTTAGTTGCTTAAAAGTCTTGAAAAGGTAGACTATTGATTGTTTTCATTGATTCTTGTACTGTTTTTATGGCTAAGTGTAATTATCCATGGTTGTGGCTGTAAAGTAGCCAATGACCCTATGAATTCTTTTTAACTGGTAATAATTCTTACTGTATTTGGCGTTGCTTTTAGGTTAATTTTTGCTATTAGTTCTTGTACTTTTAAAAGTTGTGTATTTaatcttttactttaatttgttcATCTCTAGTCTCgtacttttcgaattttaaaatctcAGTCATCATCAAATGATAACTGAAAATTAATTGAGTTAAGTTCTACTATTTCTAAAATCTGATACgtcaaatatattatcatatatgtaatATAATGTTAGtttattatttccacatattacttatcaaaaatataattaataggtTAATAACTGTCATTTACGtcaagactgaaattttaaatttttaaaagtatagAGATTTAGAATGATTCAATTGGAGAAATTGAACAAATCTACAATTATACATATAGTACAAAACTAATAATCGAATTTAACCAAATAGATTCAAATGTTATCGTTTGGGttggaactaaaattttaaaaattaaaaagtagagggactaaatcaaccaatttaaaaagtaaaataactaaattttatcaagttaaagtataatgactaaatctaCTAcataaagtatagggactaataatAAATTCTAACCATGTTTTTAACGgttaaattttaataacttagtatttttattatttttaatttaatattttagattatttttcttttattaaaatgtaaattttagataaaataacACATTTTTTAAGGTTTACATAGtatgtattatatatgtatatatttaattttatataatataaattatataatatataaaataaaaatatattataaaaatataaaatgggtAGGGTATTGAAATTTAAACttggtttatattttaaattatcttatttctttttaagCTCATTATTCGAGTTTTatacttttattcatactttctcatatttcgAATGGACTTTCGATTTAGACAAATAACACACCTTATGAACGAACTTAATCGATATTTAGAATTATGATAGATAGAATCAAGTTAAATCGAATCTAGATATAAAGTTCTTTACCTAGAATCAAGAAAAGTTAAGTTTACTTAATAAAGCAAGCTGTCCGACATACAGACAGGTCTAGTATTATTTGTGGTGGTTGTCGATGACTTCGACAATTGCAGCTGCCAATGGCAATAGCAGACAGTACGTGGCAGATTCTCAGTGACGCAGCCCAGAGTCTACCATTGGGGCAACCACTTATTGTGTGATCATAAGTGATTTGAGACAAATATCTTTGGGAAAAAGTTCCCTCCAGTTATAAAGTGATTGAAACAACATGTGAAGAAGAATATGCCggaaaaaaagggtaaattaccctaaaggtcattaaactattaataaatttatgttttgttatacaactttaaaaagttataaaatagtcactaaattattcaaaaaaaattatttaagtcattgggttgttaaACTTTCTCTTTTAAGTTTGGATAGTGAGTTTTAAGCGTATAGTGGATTAGTACCCATTGACGAGTAGAACATATTTAAGATCCAAGTCTATCTGACGGTCAATATCAAAGATTAACAAAAAAACtatttagattttggttcgtAGATTTCTGAcatttaaagttattttataaaaaaaatgaactgtAGAGGAAAAGAATAATAAGAGCTTTCGATTGATGTAAGTGATGCAAATGAAAAATGctatacaacaataattttaacagACCGATGGCttaaacaaaattttttgaataattcaaaaatcattttataattttttgaaattaagtgatcaaaatataaatttaataataacttAGTGAAATTGGGTGTAATTtatcaacaaaaaaataattcTATATTTGTTATCTTATTGCTGTTGACTTGTTAGTGAAAAAAAACGCAAATACAAGATTTAATCCCATCACGTTATTTATATTTAGGTCTATTTAcggttttagtccctctattaaaatttaagatttaatccctCAACTTAATTTGATAATTGACTCGTAGTATTATTAGTAGGTCCAATTTAATAACGGTTTAACTGCTTTTCAATAAAATGATGATGTAGATtaacattaatatattttcaacTCTCTTAAACCCTcaaaaacatgttcttaaaaagtttgacatgttttaaatgttttcgaGTCGATCAAATAAGTTTTAAAGTATTTCAGAATAATTTTCACAAGTTTTTCATTAAGGATTTACCAAGCGATTGATCTGAGGACTGGTCCTTGTGTTCAATCCCCAAGCTAGTATccacatttttttttataaagcttGGGGATTGATCAATGATTTATTAGCAAAGATTTCTAATACATTGCCagtgtaatgacccgaattttaccgttaccgaaaaagtgtattttcgggtttccatttttgaaaaatggattagtaaatatttattaaaaatatttacaaagttaatcgagtggttaattaaagtttaattaagtgaactagcttaaattaaggataattggataaaatgattaaattgaatgaagtgtgaaagtttaattatagaataaagaaaattaaaaggactaaataagtaaataagccaaaaagAGTGCTAAGtatatggcaaaaataaaatacaagtgtaataaatataatacacacatttgtaatacatgtatgtatttacttattatttaagtaaatattagtgtatttattattattaaattaatattatatgataaataaataaaagtaagacaAATGTGTGGTAGTGATTgggtacaagtgtattaataaaaaaaatacatatacttgtaatgcttgtatttaagtattaatagatattaattatttataaaaggtatttattaattaaataattatattataagatttttatgtgaaaaataaataaaaagttggcaagtgtatggtatgtatagtgacatgtgtaatattagtatatgtacatttgtaaaatacatgtatatttacttattatataatatattattaaattctatattattattaagtaaaatatatttatataataaatacattagTGAAAGACAAGTGTAATAttataaatggatacaaatgttaaaagaatatttgttattaaatagatttttataataGATAATTATTaggttattatattatatatatataatggtttaatgaaataaagaaaaaaaaaataaaaatagaaatagaatagGCAAAACGAAAAgcaggaaaagaaagaaagaaagaaagaaagaaagaaagaaaggagaaaagaaagaagaaagggaaaattgAAAGTTTGATGCTTGAAGcttaaataggtaagtcaatttagccctttttacttaatttttatgttttagaaagtttagaacaaggttttgatgaagttAAGTTGATATATTGTAAGATAGTTGATTATAAGACATTGTTCttgttgaacaaaaagatgaattaagggctaaattgatagaaattcaagttagaaatgaaataaggtttgaattgtaaagtgattcataagttttatgctttaaggactaaattgaaagaatttcgaaattatggttttatgatgaaaaatagataattatgtctaagtttagCTAAAAATTGAGTAggaataaagtatgaattaagatggaaaagtaagtgaatttagttaggattaaattgaaattaaagtagaaaatcaacattttgtattaagactgtttgggacagcagcagtagtctaagtttgaaaaatcaccaaaaattgtagaaattgaattagaggatgaataaaatatgaaattaaatcttattgagtctaatttcttatagaagaaacggtgtaagcaattgaattgtaaattatgagatataataagttttgtaagacaatgtcagaatgaattcgggttcccctattctgactttagaaaatcaccaaaaCTTGGAGAAAAacaattagaggcttaaagttataattttagaatccctaatgagtctattttcaatagataTCAACGAAAATATTATCTGAGTTCTacactgtgagataattaatttttagtgaagaagggtcgaaactgtcaaacagcagaataggggtgaatgtaaagaataaactgtatttaatggctaaacgaaaaattctgaaaattttatggtaagaagatttgtgagtctagtttcaggagaaattagcaggtcttaatttagaattctgtaactcaagatataaattagtaatgtattaatgattatgaattatattactttcgtagtcaatgtggtaccggaaatctcggctaagaaaggacaagacaaagtcaacgggagttagctcgaaaattacggtttgtatttctataacccgaacttaatatttaattattgaatttattatttattatgtatggtaggtgcattgattaaattatttgaaataaaatgaaaattgattgaaattgaagggtgaatttaattaataattgttgtattttaattgaatgttatggtaaataattaaagtatgaattattggtattgtgtttttattgaaatgatttgatttgaaaatgtggtgaaataattatgaacatgtgtttattgtgaaattaaatatttattagtcAAAAGTGAatagaattatattgaattgaaaaaaaaatataattaattaattaaaatatgaattaattgaaaactgaaaagtgaattaaataccctattaactagtcgagctagtcggatatagttggcatgccataggatatgaaagagtacgggttttttccggcttactgatcaggcacttatgtgccgactactgttactgttaccgttactgttaccgattcggatTTGttcgatgaggtactctgtgtaccgtactgttactgttccgaatttgttccgatgaggtactctgtgtaacgtattgctactgttactgttactgttccggctttggccgatgaggcactatgtgccgtactggtgtgttggttggatccgtgtatccatttGAGTCCAattcatgttaataggggtaaataaaggtataaaataactgattattactgaataattgactgttaccggataattgactgttactggatattagactgttactgaataactgaatattactgaataatttatcattactgaataactgattgtcaCTGAATGAATGACTGCTACTGAATAACTTAATTGTTACTGAATATCTgattttactgaataattgactgttactggataaccgatcaattgatcgatattgaataactggttattattgaataattcaTTGTTACCGAATAagtgactgttactgaataaataattgttctgattgttaatgaacattactgattgattaattgctattgaaattaataaatgatttgaaatttaaagtagaccaaaacaatggttggaaagtgaatgtttgaatactcattaagtttgaatagttcagtatatataaattaataa
Protein-coding sequences here:
- the LOC107927958 gene encoding acyltransferase-like protein At1g54570, chloroplastic, translated to MASAILTFRVSPFSGIDPKLKPRFRAERLASGDDNLSVYSVNGGAGSVMEEKEKKGSFLNGGNGSLKPRIEQKMVKKRVCEELEVLWDDGYGTKTVKDYLIAAEEMIKPDGGPPRWFCPVECGQPINDSPLLLFLPGLDGVGMGLILHHKALGKVFKVQCLHIPVQDRTPFEGLVKLVEEAIRLEHTSRLNTPIYLVGDSFGGCLALAVAARNPTIDLVLILANPATSFGRSQLQPLFPILEAFPDGLHVTIPYLLSLVMGEPVKMATVGIEGRLSPLQKIEQLSGNLTALLPLLSGMANIIPKETLVWKLKLLKTASAYTNSRLHAVKAEVLVLASDKDNMLPSQDEAQRLMNSLSNCKVRRFKDNGHTLLLEDSLNLLTIIKGTCKYRHSKKHDFIADFVPPSMSEFKYAFDEVAGYIRFASGSAMFSTMEDGKIVQGLAGVPNEGPVLLVGYHMLMGLELSCLIEAFLREKKIMVRGIAHPELFWGKLQSSSNEFAFSDWVKVMGALPVTANYLFKALSTKSHVLLYPGGAREALHYKGEEYKLFWPEQPEFVRMAARFGATIVPFGTVGEDDIAELVLDYNDWMKIPVINERIKESIRDGIRIRDETDGEVGNQQLFIPGMLPKIPGRFYYLFGKPIKLKGREDLTKNREDANDLYLQVKSEVEQCIDYLLKKREEDPYRSIIDRTIYGALYSSVDQVPAFKP